One Pseudomonas sp. HOU2 genomic window carries:
- a CDS encoding glycosyltransferase family 1 protein, whose product MRIALNARILQAPRTGIGHYVAELVRALRDTTDVEVALFHGWGWSSALPEAAMPGYSRLTPLLRQIPGAYQARRWLEQKRFDQGRAQGIDLYHEPSLWPLAFDGPTVITLHDLTHLHFPDSQPAARLKEIERRLAAGVQQAQRIITDSQAIADEAQACFGLPAERFVVAPLGVAERFHPRESHAIEAVLKAHAVAAREYFLCVGTLEPRKNLSLALRAHALLPDAVRQRFPLLIVGMAGWQQAQFSDELRQALASGHVCLLGYLPDEQVAQLLAGARALVFPSLYEGFGLPVLEAMASGTPVILTRSSAMPEVAGPAGNYIESDDAHGLRDALNRLIDDQAHWQACREAGLHRTRLFSWERCAQATASAYRQAMGG is encoded by the coding sequence ATGCGCATTGCTCTTAACGCGCGGATTCTTCAGGCGCCACGCACCGGCATCGGCCATTACGTCGCCGAACTGGTCCGCGCCTTGCGCGACACAACCGATGTCGAGGTGGCGTTGTTCCACGGCTGGGGCTGGAGCTCGGCCTTGCCGGAAGCGGCCATGCCCGGCTACTCGCGCCTGACGCCACTGTTGCGGCAGATCCCCGGGGCCTATCAGGCACGGCGCTGGCTGGAGCAGAAACGTTTCGATCAGGGCCGTGCGCAAGGCATCGATCTGTATCACGAGCCAAGCCTGTGGCCGCTGGCCTTCGACGGCCCGACCGTGATCACTCTGCACGACCTGACCCACCTGCACTTTCCTGACAGCCAACCGGCGGCGCGTCTCAAGGAAATCGAACGGCGCCTGGCGGCTGGCGTGCAACAGGCGCAACGGATCATCACCGACTCGCAGGCGATAGCCGACGAGGCGCAGGCTTGTTTTGGTCTGCCGGCCGAGCGTTTCGTGGTGGCGCCACTGGGGGTAGCCGAGCGTTTTCATCCACGGGAGTCGCACGCCATCGAGGCAGTGCTCAAGGCGCATGCCGTCGCCGCGCGCGAATACTTCCTGTGTGTCGGTACCCTGGAGCCGCGCAAGAATCTGAGCCTGGCGCTGCGTGCCCACGCCCTGCTACCGGACGCCGTGCGCCAGCGTTTTCCGTTGCTGATCGTCGGCATGGCCGGTTGGCAACAGGCCCAGTTCAGCGATGAACTGCGCCAGGCCCTGGCCTCAGGGCACGTTTGCCTGCTCGGCTATCTGCCGGATGAACAGGTCGCACAACTGCTGGCCGGCGCCCGTGCGCTGGTGTTTCCGTCGCTGTATGAAGGCTTCGGGTTACCGGTACTGGAAGCCATGGCCAGTGGCACCCCGGTGATCCTCACCCGTTCTTCAGCCATGCCGGAAGTCGCCGGCCCGGCAGGCAACTACATTGAATCAGACGATGCACACGGCTTGCGCGATGCGCTGAACCGCCTGATCGACGATCAAGCGCATTGGCAGGCCTGCCGAGAAGCCGGATTGCACCGGACGCGGCTATTTTCCTGGGAACGTTGCGCACAGGCCACCGCCAGTGCCTACCGCCAGGCCATGGGAGGCTGA
- a CDS encoding glycosyltransferase family 4 protein, translating to MRVLHFFKTYLPDSVGGIEQVIFQLCESGAHHGIDGQVLTLSADPSPPVVQLGQHEVHRARLDIQFASTGFSWSVFKQFRELAAEADVVNYHFPWPFMDLVHFASGMNKPSVVTYHSDIIRQKHLLKLYRPLMNRFLSSADRIVAASPNYLHTSDVLQQFQDKTRVIPYGLNKAGYPQADRERMNRWRQQLGDKFFLFVGVMRYYKGLHILLDALKDVDYPVVIVGAGPLELELHAQAAALGLRNIHFLGRLGDEDKVALLQLSYAIVFPSHLRSEAFGISLLEGAMYGKPMISSEIGTGTSYINIHNETGLLVPPSNPQAFREAMRALWDNPERAAAMGVKAEARYRQLFTADEMGRKWTELYQELLEEKALSYA from the coding sequence ATGCGAGTTCTTCATTTTTTCAAGACGTACCTGCCAGATTCGGTCGGCGGCATCGAACAAGTGATCTTCCAGCTCTGCGAAAGCGGCGCGCATCACGGCATCGACGGCCAGGTGCTGACCCTCAGCGCTGACCCGTCCCCGCCGGTGGTGCAACTGGGTCAACACGAAGTGCATCGCGCCAGACTCGACATCCAGTTCGCCTCCACCGGTTTTTCCTGGAGCGTGTTCAAACAGTTTCGCGAACTGGCCGCCGAAGCCGATGTGGTCAACTACCACTTCCCGTGGCCGTTCATGGACTTGGTGCATTTCGCCAGCGGCATGAACAAACCGAGCGTGGTGACCTATCACTCGGACATCATTCGCCAGAAGCATCTGCTCAAACTCTACCGGCCGCTGATGAACCGCTTCCTCTCCAGCGCCGACCGGATTGTCGCGGCCTCACCGAACTATCTGCACACCAGCGATGTGTTGCAGCAGTTCCAGGACAAGACCCGGGTGATTCCGTACGGTTTGAACAAGGCCGGTTATCCACAGGCCGACCGCGAGCGGATGAATCGCTGGCGCCAGCAGCTTGGGGATAAGTTCTTCCTGTTCGTCGGGGTCATGCGTTATTACAAGGGCCTGCATATCCTGCTCGACGCGTTGAAGGATGTGGATTATCCGGTGGTGATCGTCGGCGCCGGGCCGCTCGAGCTGGAGTTGCACGCCCAGGCTGCCGCGCTGGGTTTGCGCAATATCCACTTCCTCGGGCGCCTGGGCGATGAAGACAAGGTCGCCCTGCTGCAACTGAGCTACGCCATCGTGTTCCCGTCGCACCTGCGTTCCGAAGCGTTCGGCATTTCGCTGCTCGAAGGCGCGATGTACGGAAAACCGATGATCTCCAGCGAAATCGGCACCGGCACCAGTTACATCAATATCCACAACGAAACCGGGCTGTTGGTGCCGCCGAGCAATCCACAGGCGTTTCGCGAGGCGATGCGCGCCCTGTGGGACAACCCGGAACGTGCGGCAGCCATGGGCGTCAAGGCCGAGGCGCGTTACCGGCAGCTGTTCACCGCCGACGAAATGGGCCGCAAGTGGACCGAGTTGTACCAGGAACTGCTCGAAGAAAAGGCCCTGTCCTACGCCTGA
- the gmd gene encoding GDP-mannose 4,6-dehydratase — translation MKSALITGITGQDGAYLARLLLDKGYKVHGLVARRSSDSRWRLREMGVEGDIVYLDGDMADACSVQRAVIKSAPDEVYNLAAQSFVAASWNQPVTTGIVDGLGVTHLLEAIRQFSPHTRFYQASTSEMFGLIQAEQQDENTPFYPRSPYGVAKLYGHWITVNYRESFDLHASSGILFNHESPLRGIEFVTRKVTDAAARIKQGKQHELALGNIDAKRDWGFAGDYVEAMWLMLQQDKPDDFVVATGVTTTVREMCRIAFDHVGLNYRDYVKIDPAFFRPAEVEVLLGNPAKAQRVLGWKPKTDLDTLIRMMMDADMKRVAKE, via the coding sequence ATGAAAAGTGCACTGATCACAGGGATCACCGGCCAGGACGGCGCTTATCTGGCCAGACTGCTGCTCGACAAGGGCTACAAGGTTCACGGTCTGGTCGCACGGCGCAGCAGCGATTCGCGCTGGCGCCTGCGCGAGATGGGCGTCGAAGGCGACATCGTCTATCTGGACGGTGACATGGCCGATGCCTGCTCGGTGCAGCGCGCGGTGATCAAGTCGGCGCCGGACGAAGTCTACAATCTGGCTGCGCAAAGCTTCGTCGCCGCTTCCTGGAATCAGCCGGTGACCACCGGCATCGTCGATGGCCTGGGCGTGACCCACCTGCTCGAAGCGATCCGCCAGTTCAGCCCGCACACGCGTTTCTATCAGGCCTCCACCAGCGAAATGTTCGGTCTGATCCAGGCCGAGCAGCAGGACGAGAACACCCCGTTCTACCCGCGCAGCCCCTACGGTGTGGCCAAACTCTACGGCCACTGGATCACCGTCAACTATCGCGAAAGTTTCGACCTGCACGCCAGCAGCGGCATTCTGTTCAATCATGAATCGCCACTGCGCGGCATCGAATTCGTCACTCGCAAGGTCACCGACGCCGCCGCCCGCATCAAACAGGGCAAGCAGCACGAACTGGCCCTGGGCAACATCGACGCCAAGCGCGACTGGGGCTTTGCCGGCGACTACGTCGAAGCCATGTGGCTGATGCTGCAGCAGGACAAGCCTGACGATTTCGTGGTCGCCACTGGCGTCACCACTACCGTGCGCGAGATGTGCCGCATCGCTTTCGATCACGTCGGTTTGAACTACCGCGACTACGTGAAGATCGACCCGGCGTTCTTCCGCCCGGCCGAAGTCGAAGTGCTGCTCGGCAACCCGGCCAAGGCGCAGCGCGTACTGGGCTGGAAGCCAAAAACCGATCTGGACACCCTGATCCGCATGATGATGGATGCGGACATGAAACGCGTCGCCAAGGAGTAG
- a CDS encoding mannose-1-phosphate guanylyltransferase/mannose-6-phosphate isomerase → MLIPVILSGGAGTRLWPVSREGHPKPFMTLPDGQSLLGKTYQRAAALLEGWGDIVTVTNREYYFQSKDHYCAAHVSRHRGHFLLEPTGRNTAPAIAAAALSLQALHGDDAIMVVMPADHLIVNQQALKSAVEHAVNLAKDGYLVTFGVLPTAPETGFGYIETGAPLDAKGAAKVQRFVEKPDLQTASHYLESGNFLWNSGMFCFTTATLINELQLHAPELLEQTRACMDASAAVETVGCLQQELSPTLFAEITDISIDYALMERSEKVVVVPAGFDWSDIGSWGAVAALVPADADNNRASGEAVFIDSHNNFVQSEGRLVATVGVDDLIIVDTADAVLVAHADRAQDVRRVAKHLKDKSHEAYRLHRTVSRPWGTYTVLEEGPRFKIKRIVVKPGGKLSLQMHHHRNEHWVVVEGMAKVTNNGSGTHLVAKNESTFIAAGHRHRLENPGVIDLVIIEVQSGEYLGEDDIVRFEDQYGRTV, encoded by the coding sequence ATGCTGATCCCCGTGATTCTGTCCGGCGGTGCCGGTACTCGTCTGTGGCCGGTGTCCCGCGAGGGCCATCCCAAACCGTTCATGACCTTGCCCGACGGCCAGTCGCTTCTGGGCAAGACCTACCAGCGGGCGGCGGCATTGCTTGAAGGCTGGGGTGACATTGTCACGGTGACCAACCGCGAATATTACTTCCAGAGCAAGGATCACTATTGCGCCGCCCATGTGTCGAGGCATCGCGGGCACTTCCTGCTGGAGCCGACCGGGCGCAACACCGCCCCGGCGATTGCCGCCGCCGCCCTGTCGCTGCAGGCGCTGCACGGTGACGACGCGATCATGGTGGTGATGCCCGCCGACCATTTGATCGTTAATCAGCAAGCCCTCAAGAGCGCCGTCGAACACGCGGTCAACCTGGCGAAGGACGGTTATCTGGTGACCTTCGGCGTGCTGCCGACCGCCCCGGAAACCGGCTTCGGCTACATCGAGACCGGCGCACCGCTGGACGCCAAAGGCGCAGCAAAAGTGCAGCGTTTCGTGGAAAAACCCGACCTGCAAACCGCCTCCCATTACCTGGAAAGCGGCAACTTCCTGTGGAACTCGGGCATGTTCTGCTTCACCACCGCGACCCTGATCAACGAACTGCAATTGCACGCGCCAGAGTTGCTGGAACAGACCCGCGCCTGCATGGACGCCAGTGCCGCGGTGGAAACCGTCGGCTGCCTGCAACAGGAACTGTCGCCGACACTGTTCGCTGAGATCACCGATATCTCCATCGATTACGCGTTGATGGAACGTTCAGAAAAAGTCGTGGTGGTGCCCGCTGGTTTCGACTGGAGCGACATCGGTTCGTGGGGCGCGGTGGCGGCGCTGGTGCCGGCCGATGCCGACAACAATCGCGCCAGCGGCGAAGCAGTCTTCATCGACAGCCACAACAACTTTGTGCAGAGCGAAGGCCGGCTGGTGGCAACGGTGGGTGTAGATGACCTGATCATCGTCGACACCGCCGACGCGGTGCTGGTGGCCCATGCTGATCGCGCCCAGGATGTGCGACGCGTCGCCAAACATCTCAAGGACAAATCCCACGAAGCCTATCGCCTGCATCGCACGGTCAGCCGTCCATGGGGCACCTACACCGTGCTCGAGGAAGGCCCGCGCTTCAAGATCAAGCGCATCGTGGTCAAGCCCGGCGGCAAGCTGTCACTGCAAATGCACCATCACCGCAACGAACACTGGGTGGTGGTCGAGGGCATGGCCAAAGTCACCAACAACGGCAGCGGCACGCATCTGGTGGCCAAAAACGAATCGACATTCATTGCCGCCGGACACCGGCATCGCCTGGAAAACCCCGGGGTGATCGACCTGGTAATCATCGAGGTGCAAAGCGGCGAATACCTCGGTGAAGACGACATCGTGCGCTTCGAAGACCAATACGGCAGGACGGTTTGA
- a CDS encoding GDP-mannose 4,6-dehydratase — MKKRLFITGLSGFVGQHLQSRLAQPDSTWELLPAAAPYDLTAPASLVDLWPQLPDAVIHLAGQTFVPEAFRDPARTLEINLLGTLNLLQALKARGFQGTFLYVSSGDVYGQVAESALPITELQPPCPRNPYAVSKLSTEFLCLQWGLSEGWPVLVARPFNHIGSGQKDNFVIASAARQINRIKQGLQAAQLEVGDIDVTRDFLDVGDVISAYFALLEKGTPGQVYNICSGREQSIRSLIEQLGDLAEVDLQLVQDPARMRRADQRRVCGSHARLAQITGWTPKISTQQSLRAILSDWEQRVRQE, encoded by the coding sequence TTGAAAAAGCGTCTGTTCATCACGGGCCTCAGTGGATTCGTGGGACAACATCTCCAGTCGCGTCTGGCTCAGCCGGACTCGACATGGGAGCTGCTGCCTGCCGCTGCACCCTACGATCTCACGGCACCTGCCAGTCTCGTCGACCTGTGGCCACAATTGCCCGACGCGGTGATTCATCTGGCCGGCCAGACCTTCGTTCCCGAAGCCTTTCGCGATCCGGCCCGCACCCTCGAAATCAATCTGCTCGGCACCCTCAATCTGTTACAGGCGCTCAAGGCGCGCGGTTTCCAGGGGACTTTCCTGTATGTCAGCTCCGGCGACGTTTATGGTCAGGTTGCCGAAAGCGCCCTGCCCATCACCGAACTGCAACCGCCCTGCCCGCGCAATCCCTACGCCGTGAGCAAACTGTCGACGGAATTTCTCTGCCTGCAATGGGGCCTGAGCGAAGGCTGGCCGGTGCTGGTGGCGCGGCCGTTCAACCATATCGGCAGCGGGCAGAAAGACAACTTTGTCATCGCCAGTGCTGCACGCCAGATCAACCGCATCAAACAGGGCCTGCAAGCCGCGCAACTGGAAGTCGGCGACATTGACGTCACGCGCGACTTCCTCGATGTCGGCGATGTGATCTCAGCGTATTTCGCTCTGCTGGAAAAGGGCACGCCGGGGCAGGTCTACAACATTTGCTCGGGCCGCGAGCAAAGCATCCGCAGTCTGATCGAACAGCTGGGCGACCTGGCCGAGGTCGACCTGCAACTGGTGCAGGATCCGGCGCGCATGCGCCGTGCGGATCAGCGCCGCGTTTGCGGCAGTCACGCAAGGCTCGCCCAGATCACGGGATGGACGCCGAAAATTTCAACACAACAATCCCTGCGGGCGATCCTGTCCGACTGGGAGCAGCGAGTACGACAAGAATGA
- a CDS encoding glycosyltransferase family 1 protein, which translates to MTRLLVECTYVFEHPSANSGIQRVVRNVIQQLPDADRERECIPVVMLDGALYQVKSLAPIKTPKINLTSLRVKLEQWANGFWLRHRALERRWPFSRSHFTRRVLYVLCRLTAFACFSLPMRVLGRLLKGKPVPERCVPLQHQAGDQLVLLDSSWHANFFPLAEQLKRDGVGIVSVIYDLIPLTHPQFCDAGLVKVFNDWFDWIARTADGYVAISTTIRDQVRQEMLRRIGTQQVQQRWFDYFHLGSELDLTDAAAEVDRNLLNLFKTPEPVFLMVSTIEPRKNHAYLLDAFEQAWAAGSRARLCIAGKIGWKCEALIERIRQHPQLNRRLFMFNSLSDKSLEHAYSHATALVFPSHVEGFGLPLVEAMQRGLPAMASDIPVFREIGGDYMAYFDLHNPQSLTDLVLGMERSGQFPAPMSLDQWRWLSWREASAQLVQRIERNLNHPLPASEGQHAHCS; encoded by the coding sequence ATGACACGACTGTTGGTGGAGTGCACCTACGTTTTCGAACACCCGTCCGCCAACTCGGGCATTCAACGGGTAGTGCGCAACGTCATTCAACAGTTGCCCGACGCCGACCGCGAGCGTGAATGTATCCCGGTGGTGATGCTCGACGGCGCTCTGTATCAGGTTAAAAGCCTGGCGCCGATCAAAACCCCGAAAATCAATCTGACCAGCCTGCGGGTGAAGCTCGAACAATGGGCCAACGGCTTCTGGCTGCGCCATCGCGCTCTGGAACGACGCTGGCCTTTCAGCCGGTCACATTTCACCCGGCGAGTGTTGTACGTACTCTGCCGACTCACCGCGTTCGCCTGTTTCAGCCTGCCGATGCGCGTGCTCGGGCGCCTGCTCAAGGGCAAGCCGGTGCCCGAGCGCTGCGTGCCATTGCAACATCAGGCCGGCGATCAACTGGTATTGCTCGACTCGTCCTGGCACGCCAACTTTTTCCCCTTGGCCGAACAACTCAAACGCGACGGCGTCGGTATCGTTTCGGTGATCTACGACCTGATCCCGCTGACCCATCCACAGTTTTGCGACGCGGGTCTGGTCAAGGTGTTCAACGACTGGTTCGACTGGATCGCGCGCACGGCTGATGGCTATGTCGCGATCTCGACCACCATCCGCGATCAGGTGCGCCAGGAGATGCTGCGCCGGATCGGCACGCAACAGGTGCAGCAGCGCTGGTTCGATTATTTCCACCTCGGTTCCGAACTGGACCTGACCGACGCCGCAGCGGAGGTCGATCGCAACCTGCTGAACCTGTTCAAGACCCCTGAACCGGTATTCCTGATGGTCAGCACCATCGAGCCGCGCAAGAATCACGCCTACCTGCTCGATGCCTTCGAACAGGCCTGGGCTGCCGGCTCCAGGGCGCGCTTGTGCATTGCCGGGAAAATCGGCTGGAAGTGCGAGGCGCTGATCGAGCGAATCCGCCAGCATCCACAACTGAACCGTCGCCTGTTCATGTTCAACTCGCTCTCGGACAAAAGCCTTGAGCACGCCTATTCCCACGCCACGGCGCTGGTGTTCCCGTCGCATGTCGAAGGGTTCGGCCTGCCCCTGGTGGAAGCCATGCAGCGCGGGCTGCCGGCGATGGCCAGCGACATCCCGGTGTTTCGCGAAATCGGCGGCGATTACATGGCGTATTTCGATCTGCACAACCCGCAGAGCCTTACCGACCTGGTGCTCGGGATGGAGCGCTCGGGGCAGTTTCCGGCGCCCATGAGCCTGGATCAATGGCGCTGGCTGAGCTGGCGCGAAGCGAGCGCGCAACTGGTGCAGCGCATCGAGCGCAACCTGAACCATCCACTGCCCGCGTCCGAAGGCCAGCATGCGCATTGCTCTTAA
- a CDS encoding glycosyltransferase — protein MNFILYSDVNDRSISQSLGRPEYSYYFVLKAYRPVLESLGQVHVVSSAAEVDPLYRQLQLAGQDCLFLSFAPPHKTPTDLQCPVVCVIAWEYDSIPVDPHQEDARHDWSRILARHGRAITLSSHTAEAIRRTMGEDFPVLVLPTPLWEGFAGVRRRFPPAAVNPGAVLQIKGCIIDSRALGLSADGLIAPTPNEPAVEASEPVDVAAPSEPVPPPPELTLRRRAFITKHYLREGWRATAASNEHRPLFLLKHNLLQWYREAVRDLLPVALRRQLFRLRTPAPEPLPPAVTVEAPTVAEHPQACLPDTSATLQAEVSGVVYVSVFNPEDGRKNWHHLITAFCWAMRDVEDATLVLKMTQNDLATYYVHLITLLSQLSPFSCRVVVMHGYLEDEEFARLYGAASFYVNASRCEGLCLPLMEFMSCARPVIAPDHTAMHDYIDERVGFIVKSSREPTIWPDDVRILYRTLRHRPDWGSLKTAYENSYAMAKNDPQAYQAMALAANERMREYCSFAPVQQRLAQFFQLTPSASPELIAEAGAASC, from the coding sequence ATGAATTTCATTCTTTACTCGGACGTCAACGACCGCTCCATCAGCCAGAGCCTGGGGCGTCCGGAATACAGCTATTACTTCGTGCTCAAGGCCTACCGTCCTGTGCTGGAAAGCCTTGGGCAAGTGCACGTGGTGTCGTCGGCGGCGGAAGTCGACCCGCTGTACCGCCAGTTGCAACTGGCCGGTCAGGATTGTCTCTTCCTTTCGTTCGCTCCGCCGCATAAAACCCCGACCGACCTGCAATGTCCGGTGGTCTGCGTGATTGCGTGGGAGTACGACTCGATCCCGGTCGACCCTCATCAAGAAGATGCCCGTCATGACTGGAGCCGGATCCTGGCCCGTCACGGTCGGGCGATCACCTTGTCCAGCCACACCGCAGAGGCCATTCGCCGGACCATGGGCGAAGATTTCCCGGTCCTGGTGTTGCCGACGCCTTTGTGGGAAGGCTTCGCCGGGGTGCGTCGGCGGTTCCCGCCTGCTGCGGTGAACCCAGGGGCGGTTTTGCAGATCAAGGGCTGCATCATCGACAGCCGAGCCCTCGGCTTGTCCGCCGATGGGTTGATTGCACCCACGCCCAACGAGCCGGCAGTGGAGGCCAGCGAGCCGGTCGACGTCGCTGCGCCGTCCGAACCTGTCCCACCACCACCGGAACTGACCCTGCGCCGGCGCGCATTCATCACCAAGCATTACTTGCGCGAAGGCTGGCGAGCGACAGCGGCCTCCAACGAACACCGACCGCTGTTTCTGCTCAAGCACAACCTGCTGCAGTGGTATCGCGAAGCCGTTCGCGATTTGCTGCCGGTCGCTCTGCGCCGCCAGCTCTTCCGGTTGCGTACGCCAGCCCCTGAACCGTTGCCGCCAGCGGTCACTGTCGAAGCACCGACGGTGGCCGAGCACCCACAGGCCTGCTTGCCGGACACCAGCGCCACGCTGCAGGCCGAGGTCAGCGGCGTGGTGTACGTGAGCGTGTTCAATCCCGAAGACGGACGCAAGAACTGGCATCACCTGATCACGGCTTTCTGCTGGGCCATGCGCGACGTCGAAGATGCCACGCTGGTGCTGAAGATGACGCAGAACGATCTGGCGACCTATTACGTGCACCTGATCACCTTGTTGTCGCAGCTGTCGCCGTTCTCATGCCGGGTAGTGGTCATGCACGGCTATCTGGAAGACGAAGAGTTCGCTAGGCTTTACGGAGCGGCCAGTTTCTACGTCAACGCGTCGCGCTGCGAAGGGCTGTGCCTGCCGCTGATGGAGTTCATGTCCTGCGCGCGTCCGGTGATTGCGCCGGACCATACGGCGATGCATGACTACATCGACGAGCGTGTCGGTTTCATCGTCAAGTCCAGCCGTGAGCCGACCATCTGGCCGGACGATGTGCGGATCCTCTACCGCACCCTGCGCCATCGCCCGGACTGGGGCTCGTTGAAAACCGCCTATGAAAACAGTTACGCCATGGCCAAGAACGATCCACAGGCCTATCAGGCCATGGCCTTGGCGGCCAATGAACGCATGCGCGAGTACTGCAGTTTTGCTCCAGTGCAGCAGCGTCTGGCGCAGTTTTTTCA
- a CDS encoding ABC transporter ATP-binding protein, which translates to MGHIRVSGLGKAYKQYPNRWSRLFEWLVPFSGTRHHLHWVLQDIDFEIQPGEAVGIVGVNGAGKSTLLKMITGTTQPSCGQIQLQGRVAALLELGMGFHPDFTGRQNAFMAGQLLGMQVEEIEALMPQIESFAEIGEAIDHPVRTYSSGMQMRLAFSVATARRPDILIVDEALSVGDAYFQHKSFERIRNFRKAGTTLLIVSHDRSAIQSICDTAILLENGRLAMRGKPEEVMDYYNAMLAQREGQIVRQEMLANGQVQTISGTGEAGIVSVRLLDAQGRSLEVAEVGQPVVLEVQTAVREDIERLVLGFLIKDRLGQAIYGINTHRQDQAISDLSAGEQVTFRFAFDMRLGKGSYSVALSLSRLDSHLDRNFEWRDYGLVFHVINNRQEDFVGCSWLQARTEISRSSENTEQLPDREISQ; encoded by the coding sequence ATGGGACATATACGCGTCAGCGGCCTGGGCAAGGCCTACAAGCAATACCCCAATCGCTGGAGCCGGTTGTTCGAGTGGCTGGTGCCGTTTTCCGGCACCCGACACCACTTGCACTGGGTTCTGCAGGACATCGATTTCGAGATTCAACCCGGTGAAGCGGTCGGCATCGTCGGGGTCAACGGCGCGGGCAAAAGTACGCTGCTGAAGATGATCACCGGCACCACGCAACCGAGTTGCGGGCAGATTCAACTGCAAGGCCGCGTCGCCGCCCTGCTGGAACTGGGCATGGGGTTTCACCCGGACTTCACCGGCCGCCAGAACGCGTTCATGGCCGGCCAGTTGTTGGGCATGCAGGTCGAAGAGATCGAAGCGCTGATGCCGCAAATCGAGAGTTTTGCCGAAATCGGCGAAGCCATCGATCACCCGGTGCGCACCTACTCCAGTGGCATGCAAATGCGCCTGGCCTTCAGCGTTGCCACCGCCCGACGTCCAGACATCCTGATCGTCGATGAAGCACTGTCGGTGGGCGACGCCTACTTCCAGCACAAAAGCTTCGAGCGCATCCGCAACTTCCGCAAGGCCGGTACCACGTTGCTGATCGTGTCCCACGACCGCTCGGCGATTCAGTCGATCTGCGACACCGCGATCCTCCTGGAGAACGGCCGCCTGGCCATGCGCGGCAAACCCGAAGAGGTCATGGACTACTACAACGCCATGCTTGCCCAGCGCGAAGGCCAGATCGTGCGCCAGGAAATGCTCGCCAACGGCCAGGTGCAGACCATTTCCGGGACGGGTGAGGCGGGGATTGTCAGTGTGCGTCTGCTCGACGCTCAAGGGCGCAGTCTGGAAGTGGCGGAAGTCGGCCAGCCGGTGGTGCTGGAAGTTCAGACCGCAGTGCGCGAGGACATCGAACGGCTGGTGCTGGGCTTTCTGATCAAGGACCGCCTCGGCCAGGCGATCTACGGCATCAATACCCATCGCCAGGACCAGGCAATCAGCGACCTGAGCGCCGGTGAGCAGGTGACGTTCCGCTTCGCCTTCGACATGCGCCTGGGCAAGGGCAGCTATTCGGTGGCGCTGAGCCTGTCGCGCCTGGATTCGCATCTGGATCGCAACTTCGAATGGCGCGATTACGGTCTGGTCTTCCACGTCATCAACAATCGTCAGGAAGACTTCGTCGGCTGCTCGTGGCTGCAAGCCCGGACCGAGATCAGCCGCTCCAGTGAAAACACCGAGCAACTACCTGACAGGGAAATCTCGCAATGA
- a CDS encoding ABC transporter permease has protein sequence MLLSLYRSLRSYRGFILGSVKREFQARYRNSLFGALWTVLNPLSMIVVYTVIFSQIMRARLPGVEDGLAYSVYLCAGLLTWGLFAEITSRSQSMFLENANLLKKISFPRICLPVIALLNAGINFAIILALFFGFLLISGRLPGMALLALIPLLLVQVIFAAGLGMILGILNVFFRDVGQMFGICLQFWFWLTPIVYPLSILPPGIQHLISLNPMTALMTSYQNVFLYNQWPDWSSLLPLLILGLLFCAMALRLFRQRVGEMVDEL, from the coding sequence ATGCTGCTTTCCCTGTACCGCTCGCTGCGCAGCTACCGCGGATTCATCCTCGGCAGCGTCAAGCGGGAGTTTCAGGCGCGTTATCGCAATTCGCTGTTCGGCGCGCTGTGGACCGTGCTCAACCCGTTGTCGATGATCGTCGTGTACACGGTGATCTTTTCCCAGATCATGCGCGCGCGCCTGCCGGGGGTCGAAGACGGCCTGGCTTACAGCGTGTACCTGTGCGCCGGTCTGCTGACCTGGGGACTGTTCGCGGAAATCACTTCGCGCAGCCAGAGCATGTTTCTGGAAAACGCCAATCTGCTGAAGAAAATCAGCTTCCCGCGCATCTGCCTGCCGGTGATTGCGCTGCTCAACGCCGGGATCAACTTCGCGATCATTCTCGCGCTGTTCTTCGGTTTTCTGCTGATCAGTGGACGCCTGCCCGGCATGGCCCTGCTGGCGCTGATTCCGCTGTTGCTGGTGCAGGTGATCTTCGCCGCCGGGCTGGGGATGATCCTCGGCATTCTCAACGTGTTCTTCCGCGATGTCGGGCAGATGTTCGGCATCTGCCTGCAGTTCTGGTTCTGGCTGACACCGATCGTTTACCCGCTCTCGATCCTGCCGCCGGGCATCCAGCACCTGATCAGCCTCAACCCGATGACGGCACTGATGACCAGTTACCAGAACGTGTTCCTCTACAACCAGTGGCCGGACTGGTCGTCACTGCTGCCGTTGCTGATCCTCGGCCTGCTGTTCTGCGCCATGGCCCTGCGCCTGTTCCGGCAACGTGTCGGCGAAATGGTGGATGAACTCTGA